In Paenibacillus sp. FSL R7-0345, a single window of DNA contains:
- a CDS encoding DUF2188 domain-containing protein, translated as MPWNKDDYPDSLKNFMAPVRNKAIEIANALLEEGYEEGRAIAIATSQAKEWGENHDKQIRKKNT; from the coding sequence ATGCCTTGGAACAAGGATGATTATCCGGATTCGTTGAAGAATTTTATGGCGCCGGTGCGCAACAAGGCGATCGAAATCGCCAATGCGCTGCTGGAGGAAGGATATGAGGAAGGACGGGCAATCGCAATTGCCACGTCACAGGCCAAAGAGTGGGGCGAGAATCACGACAAGCAAATCCGCAAGAAAAACACTTAG
- a CDS encoding peptidylprolyl isomerase, with protein MDKKEFEGNEQLNNNATPEETAASANTSEASVEAETFSAAPENVNPANIAAANASPEAVPVMNKVGGGSTPPSSPKGGKGWMIASIVLAAALIIVLIKPPFQKDDSSTAVATVNGSDITKAQLYDKLVEAGGETTLQNLITTTLVDQEAKKANITVTDEDINAEIEDLKTQFGGEDALNAALAQSSMTLDDLKAQMPLQVEIRKLLEPKVTVTDEDVSTYFNENKATFNQEEEVQASHILVATKEEADAIVKQLKEGADFATLAKEKSSDTGSKDKGGDLGFFKKGDMVTEFSDAAFALKVGETSGAVKSDYGYHVIKVTDRKEAHEYTLEEKKEEIKKTLISQKVSEMSSTWLQDLTTNATITNTLTDEPEASATPAASAEPEATEAPAAE; from the coding sequence ATGGACAAAAAAGAATTTGAAGGAAACGAGCAATTGAACAACAACGCAACACCGGAAGAAACTGCTGCTTCTGCAAACACCAGTGAAGCATCAGTAGAAGCAGAAACGTTTTCTGCTGCGCCAGAAAACGTTAATCCAGCTAATATAGCTGCAGCAAACGCTTCGCCTGAAGCTGTCCCTGTCATGAACAAGGTTGGCGGCGGCTCTACACCACCTTCCTCCCCTAAGGGCGGCAAAGGCTGGATGATCGCTTCGATCGTCCTTGCGGCAGCACTGATTATAGTATTGATCAAACCGCCATTCCAGAAGGATGACAGCAGCACTGCGGTCGCTACCGTTAACGGTTCCGATATTACCAAAGCACAGCTGTACGATAAGCTGGTTGAAGCAGGCGGCGAAACTACCCTGCAGAATCTGATTACAACAACACTTGTTGACCAGGAAGCCAAGAAAGCCAACATTACGGTCACTGATGAAGACATCAACGCTGAAATTGAAGATCTGAAGACTCAGTTCGGCGGCGAAGATGCACTGAATGCCGCATTGGCCCAGAGCTCAATGACCCTTGATGATCTGAAAGCGCAAATGCCGCTGCAGGTTGAGATCCGCAAGCTGCTTGAGCCTAAGGTTACCGTGACCGATGAAGATGTTTCGACTTATTTCAATGAGAATAAAGCCACCTTTAACCAGGAAGAAGAAGTACAAGCTTCCCATATCCTTGTTGCCACTAAGGAAGAAGCTGATGCGATCGTTAAGCAGCTCAAAGAAGGCGCTGATTTCGCTACGCTGGCCAAAGAAAAATCCTCTGATACCGGTTCTAAAGATAAAGGCGGGGATCTTGGTTTCTTCAAAAAGGGAGACATGGTTACAGAGTTCTCTGATGCAGCCTTTGCCCTTAAAGTTGGTGAAACCAGCGGTGCTGTAAAGTCAGATTACGGCTATCATGTTATTAAGGTAACTGACCGCAAAGAAGCTCATGAATACACGCTGGAAGAAAAGAAAGAAGAAATCAAAAAGACCCTGATTTCCCAGAAGGTGTCCGAGATGTCCTCCACCTGGCTGCAGGATCTGACTACAAACGCTACGATTACCAACACACTTACAGATGAGCCTGAAGCTTCTGCTACCCCGGCAGCCTCTGCTGAACCGGAAGCTACAGAAGCACCTGCTGCTGAATAA
- a CDS encoding LytTR family transcriptional regulator DNA-binding domain-containing protein, whose protein sequence is MSSLLEARNVYEDFEVETDILFFKVGDHDLVIFHGRNYNIKKRMTAEQLNRLLSNSSYYHVYGSCYVNLNKISAIEDDCIYFGEKGLYAKNVRVPRRKQESIRHLLKGLTS, encoded by the coding sequence ATGAGCAGCCTGCTGGAAGCCAGAAATGTATATGAGGACTTCGAGGTGGAAACAGACATTCTGTTCTTTAAGGTCGGGGACCATGATTTGGTCATTTTTCACGGCAGAAACTATAATATTAAAAAGAGAATGACTGCCGAGCAATTGAACCGTTTGTTGTCGAACTCCAGTTATTATCATGTATATGGAAGCTGCTACGTGAATCTGAACAAGATCAGCGCGATTGAGGACGACTGCATCTATTTCGGAGAAAAGGGGCTCTACGCCAAAAATGTCCGTGTTCCCAGACGGAAACAGGAAAGCATACGCCATCTGCTGAAAGGGCTTACTTCTTGA
- a CDS encoding nitroreductase family protein, with translation MSKSFLEAVEARRSVYAISKESPISDEQIKEIVEAAVLHSPTSFNSQSSRAVVLLGEQHDKLWDITADTLRKIVPTEQFEGTAQKLASFKAGYGSVLFFEDQAVVKNLQENFALYADNFPIWSNQSSGILQFVVWTAFSEAGLGASLQHYNPLIDEEVKATFGIPAEWKLIAQLPFGKTVTAPGPKEFQPIEDRVKVIK, from the coding sequence ATGTCTAAGAGTTTTCTGGAAGCAGTAGAAGCAAGACGGTCTGTATATGCAATCAGCAAGGAATCCCCGATTTCCGATGAGCAAATCAAGGAAATTGTTGAAGCGGCCGTATTACATAGCCCGACTTCATTTAACTCCCAAAGCTCCAGAGCGGTAGTTCTGCTGGGGGAACAGCATGATAAACTATGGGATATCACTGCTGATACACTCCGCAAAATTGTACCGACAGAGCAATTCGAAGGCACGGCTCAGAAGCTGGCTTCGTTCAAAGCAGGCTATGGCTCTGTACTGTTCTTCGAAGATCAGGCAGTTGTGAAGAATCTGCAGGAGAATTTTGCCCTGTATGCAGACAATTTCCCAATCTGGTCGAACCAGTCCTCGGGTATTCTGCAGTTCGTAGTATGGACAGCTTTCTCTGAAGCCGGTCTGGGCGCTTCGCTTCAGCACTATAACCCGCTGATCGATGAAGAAGTGAAAGCAACCTTCGGCATTCCGGCGGAATGGAAGCTGATTGCCCAGCTGCCGTTCGGCAAAACTGTTACAGCACCGGGACCTAAAGAATTCCAGCCGATCGAAGACCGCGTAAAAGTAATTAAATAA
- a CDS encoding lactonase family protein: MKENTKLLLFTGSYASAEDNGVQVYEFDGEAGGTLKLVDSVQGIANPTFVNVDTAKHRLYAIGEKLNSEGVKEGEVVTFAIDPQTGSLTELSRIGTMPASAAGQTTTCHINRDAASEVIVVCSYHGGLVGLLSTDADGTPVRLTDTAVHTGKGTVPGQEKPHPHSAVFSPDERFLFVSDLGLDLIRTYLVNREAGTLEVQGEIKVEAGAGPRHFVFHPDGKSAYVINELNSTVTSFLYNSESGTLKTAVTVPTLPADYSYTDNGCAEIAFSKDGRFLYGSNRGHDSIVVYTVNAETAELTVVEHVSTRGGHPRHFTVTPDGQYLIVANRDGNNLVVFALDTATGRLTFTGNEAETSKPVCVKPAVFPA; the protein is encoded by the coding sequence ATGAAAGAAAATACCAAATTACTGCTGTTTACCGGCTCCTACGCGAGTGCAGAGGATAACGGAGTGCAGGTGTATGAGTTTGACGGGGAGGCCGGAGGTACGCTGAAGCTGGTAGACAGTGTGCAGGGCATCGCCAATCCTACCTTTGTTAATGTGGATACTGCGAAGCACCGGCTGTATGCGATTGGTGAAAAGCTTAACAGTGAAGGGGTAAAAGAGGGCGAGGTCGTAACCTTTGCCATTGATCCGCAGACAGGCAGCCTGACTGAGCTTAGCCGGATTGGCACAATGCCGGCTTCCGCAGCCGGACAGACGACCACCTGTCATATAAATAGGGATGCAGCCAGCGAAGTTATCGTAGTTTGCAGCTATCATGGCGGCCTTGTGGGCCTGCTGAGCACAGATGCTGACGGAACGCCTGTGCGCCTGACAGATACTGCTGTACATACCGGCAAGGGAACGGTACCCGGCCAGGAGAAGCCGCATCCGCATTCAGCTGTTTTCAGCCCGGACGAGCGTTTCCTGTTTGTCTCCGATCTCGGCTTGGACCTGATCCGTACTTACCTCGTCAACCGCGAGGCCGGTACGCTTGAAGTACAGGGTGAAATTAAGGTGGAGGCCGGGGCAGGACCACGTCATTTTGTTTTCCATCCGGACGGCAAGTCTGCTTATGTTATTAACGAGCTGAACAGCACCGTTACCTCTTTCCTGTATAACAGTGAATCAGGAACCTTGAAGACAGCAGTTACTGTGCCGACGCTGCCTGCTGACTATTCCTATACGGACAACGGCTGTGCGGAAATCGCCTTCTCCAAGGACGGACGTTTCCTGTACGGTTCCAACCGCGGCCATGACAGCATTGTGGTCTATACGGTAAACGCCGAAACAGCGGAGCTTACCGTTGTTGAGCATGTGTCTACACGGGGAGGCCATCCGCGCCACTTCACGGTGACACCAGACGGCCAATATCTGATTGTAGCGAACCGCGACGGCAATAACCTGGTTGTATTCGCTCTTGATACAGCGACTGGACGGCTGACCTTCACAGGTAATGAAGCCGAGACATCCAAGCCTGTCTGCGTGAAGCCTGCGGTATTCCCTGCCTGA